The Tardiphaga alba genome includes a window with the following:
- a CDS encoding methyl-accepting chemotaxis protein — protein MLKHTKILYRIALSAILPLIIVAALAAYEVASKARVYGEMDRLQPVAAGVTKLSRLVHELQKERGMTSAFLSSKGAQMRSELPEQRKRTDVERAVALPALGELKRAPASDLAAAADRAADVIGKLDALRSDVDALSIAPPAAVGRMTENIARQIAVITGIAKLSSDDDISKAISAYANLIEGKERAGQERALNAGAIAAGKFELPAFSRGIGLAAGQEGFFAAFRASATPQALELFTRTLAGPVIERVDAMRKTIEQGGLTGDFKGLDSKTWFDASTARIDLLKAIEDGLADQLSRTVTSKKADAASTLTIASVLMLLALLISGAAVLAMARSITRPIGDLSASMTDLANGDVTTDIGGTDRRDEIGGMARAVAFFKDNMIKTNELSAREAEEINRRSQRTARVTELTGRFDDEIGALLSSLTTASSQLHGTAESLSTTAGETIRQATVVTAASTETSTNVQTVAAAAEELSSSVVEIGRQVSHSAAIAQKAVEEAGRTNDTVMALSSAAERIGDVVNLITEIASQTNLLALNATIEAARAGEAGRGFSVVASEVKSLAGQTAKATEEIRTQIAAIQSSSGDAVDAIRAITGTIGAMNEIASSIASAVEEQGAATQEIARNVQHAAQGANEISRTISGVTDMAGDTGSSAGDVLAASDDLSRQSGQMRDQVERFLAAIKTA, from the coding sequence ATGTTGAAGCACACCAAGATTCTTTATCGCATTGCTCTCTCCGCCATTCTTCCTCTGATCATCGTTGCCGCGCTGGCGGCCTATGAAGTCGCCAGCAAGGCGCGCGTCTATGGCGAGATGGATCGGCTGCAGCCGGTCGCAGCAGGTGTCACGAAACTCAGCCGCCTCGTGCATGAACTGCAAAAGGAACGCGGCATGACCTCCGCCTTCCTCAGCAGCAAGGGCGCGCAGATGCGCAGCGAATTGCCGGAGCAGCGGAAGCGCACGGATGTCGAACGCGCCGTCGCGCTTCCGGCACTTGGCGAATTGAAGCGTGCACCCGCAAGCGATCTCGCAGCGGCAGCGGATCGCGCCGCCGACGTCATCGGCAAACTCGATGCGCTGCGCAGTGACGTCGATGCACTCTCCATCGCGCCACCCGCCGCTGTCGGCCGCATGACCGAGAACATTGCGCGCCAGATCGCGGTCATCACCGGCATCGCAAAGCTCAGCAGCGATGATGATATCTCCAAAGCGATCTCTGCCTATGCCAATCTGATCGAAGGCAAGGAACGCGCAGGGCAGGAGCGGGCGCTCAATGCCGGCGCCATCGCCGCTGGCAAGTTCGAACTGCCGGCCTTTTCGCGCGGCATCGGCCTTGCGGCCGGGCAGGAAGGCTTCTTCGCTGCCTTCCGCGCATCGGCAACGCCGCAGGCGTTGGAACTGTTTACGCGCACCTTGGCTGGCCCCGTCATCGAGCGCGTCGATGCCATGCGCAAGACCATCGAGCAGGGCGGCCTTACCGGCGACTTCAAGGGGCTGGACAGCAAGACCTGGTTCGACGCGAGCACCGCGCGCATCGACCTCCTGAAAGCCATCGAAGACGGTCTCGCCGATCAACTCTCCAGGACCGTGACAAGCAAGAAGGCCGATGCCGCCAGCACGCTGACAATCGCCTCGGTGCTGATGCTGTTGGCGCTCTTGATCAGCGGCGCTGCGGTGCTGGCCATGGCACGCAGCATCACCCGTCCGATCGGCGACCTATCGGCATCGATGACCGATCTCGCCAATGGTGATGTGACCACAGACATTGGCGGCACCGATCGCCGCGACGAGATCGGCGGCATGGCGCGCGCGGTCGCCTTCTTCAAGGACAATATGATCAAGACGAATGAACTCAGCGCCCGCGAGGCCGAGGAGATCAACCGCCGCAGCCAGCGCACCGCGCGCGTCACCGAGCTCACCGGTCGCTTCGATGACGAGATCGGAGCTTTGCTGTCGTCGTTGACCACGGCGTCCTCGCAGCTTCACGGCACCGCGGAGTCGCTCTCTACCACGGCCGGCGAAACCATCCGTCAGGCTACGGTGGTGACGGCGGCCTCCACCGAAACGTCCACCAATGTGCAGACCGTTGCCGCGGCTGCGGAAGAGCTATCGAGTTCTGTGGTCGAGATCGGTCGTCAGGTGTCGCATTCCGCCGCCATCGCCCAGAAGGCGGTGGAGGAGGCCGGCCGCACCAACGACACCGTGATGGCGCTGTCATCTGCCGCCGAGCGGATCGGCGACGTCGTCAATCTCATCACCGAAATCGCCAGCCAGACCAATCTGCTGGCGCTCAACGCCACCATCGAAGCGGCGCGCGCCGGCGAGGCCGGTCGCGGCTTCTCGGTCGTGGCGTCCGAGGTGAAGAGCCTTGCGGGCCAGACAGCGAAGGCCACCGAGGAAATCCGCACCCAGATCGCGGCGATCCAGTCGTCATCCGGCGATGCCGTGGATGCCATTCGTGCCATTACCGGCACCATCGGCGCCATGAACGAGATCGCATCTTCCATCGCCAGCGCTGTGGAAGAGCAGGGCGCCGCGACGCAGGAAATCGCGCGCAACGTCCAGCATGCTGCGCAGGGCGCCAACGAAATCTCGCGCACCATCAGCGGCGTCACCGACATGGCGGGCGACACCGGATCATCGGCCGGCGATGTGCTCGCGGCGTCCGACGATCTGTCGCGCCAGTCGGGCCAGATGCGCGATCAGGTCGAGCGTTTTCTCGCCGCGATCAAGACGGCCTGA
- a CDS encoding NADPH:quinone oxidoreductase family protein translates to MPKAIVCRELGSPETLRLEEFASQVLKPGQVRVRIRAAGINFPDILMAAGEYQLKPELPFTPGMEAAGDISEVAGDVTGFKVGDRVIVKLRFGGYAEEVVVTPSQLTPLPSTFDYAEGATFLAAHGTAHHALVDRGQLRASEVLLVHGAGGGVGLAAVEIGKLLGATVIAAASSQQKLDVAKARGADHGILYSAGPFKDAVKRITDGRGADVVFDPVGGDIFEQSLRCINWGARLLVIGFTGGIGVAKTNLVLIKGASVLGVRAGEAARRDPKIGEERIKTLLAWAEAGKIRPNISDRLPLADVAQAMRLLTDRKAIGRVALLME, encoded by the coding sequence ATGCCGAAAGCGATTGTCTGCCGTGAACTTGGTTCGCCCGAAACGTTGCGCCTTGAAGAGTTTGCCTCGCAGGTGCTGAAGCCCGGCCAGGTCCGCGTCCGCATCCGCGCCGCTGGGATCAACTTTCCGGATATCCTGATGGCCGCCGGCGAGTATCAGCTCAAGCCCGAACTGCCCTTCACGCCTGGCATGGAAGCCGCTGGCGATATCAGTGAGGTCGCAGGTGATGTGACCGGATTCAAGGTCGGCGATCGCGTCATCGTCAAGCTGCGCTTCGGCGGCTATGCGGAGGAAGTCGTGGTGACGCCGTCGCAACTCACGCCGCTGCCCTCGACCTTCGACTATGCGGAAGGCGCCACCTTCCTCGCCGCGCACGGCACCGCGCATCATGCGCTGGTGGATCGCGGGCAGTTGCGCGCAAGCGAAGTGCTTCTGGTGCATGGTGCAGGCGGTGGCGTTGGTCTCGCCGCAGTCGAGATCGGCAAGCTCCTCGGCGCCACGGTCATCGCTGCAGCATCCTCGCAGCAGAAGCTCGATGTCGCCAAAGCCCGCGGTGCCGATCACGGCATCCTCTATAGCGCCGGACCGTTCAAGGATGCTGTCAAGCGCATCACCGACGGGCGGGGCGCCGATGTCGTGTTCGATCCTGTCGGCGGTGATATTTTCGAGCAGAGCCTCCGCTGCATCAATTGGGGAGCCCGCCTGCTGGTGATAGGCTTCACCGGCGGCATTGGCGTGGCGAAGACGAACCTCGTCCTCATCAAGGGCGCCAGCGTGCTCGGCGTCCGTGCCGGCGAAGCCGCGCGGCGCGATCCGAAGATCGGCGAAGAGCGCATCAAGACTCTGCTCGCATGGGCCGAAGCTGGAAAGATCCGTCCAAACATTTCCGATCGGTTACCGCTTGCCGATGTTGCTCAAGCGATGCGCTTGTTGACCGATCGAAAGGCAATTGGCCGTGTGGCACTGCTGATGGAGTGA
- a CDS encoding 2-hydroxychromene-2-carboxylate isomerase: protein MIEFFFDCSSPWTYLAFHNIQPLAKEVNVEISWRPILVGGIFNTINPSVYASRETPVPAKARYMKKDLGDWARHSGLAIKMPPTVFPVNSVKAMRGCIWLLHEQPENMVPFARHVFEIYWGEDQDISKDDVLTEVCKRTGLDPAPFFAGISEQAIKDELKRNTDEVMARGGFGSPTIYLDKTDMYFGNDRMPLIREALQRRSAA, encoded by the coding sequence ATGATCGAATTCTTCTTCGACTGCTCGAGCCCCTGGACTTATCTCGCCTTCCACAACATCCAGCCGCTGGCGAAGGAGGTCAATGTCGAGATCTCCTGGCGCCCGATCCTGGTAGGCGGCATTTTCAACACCATCAATCCGTCGGTCTATGCGTCGCGTGAAACACCGGTGCCCGCCAAGGCGCGCTACATGAAGAAGGACCTCGGCGACTGGGCACGCCACTCCGGCCTTGCCATCAAGATGCCGCCCACCGTGTTTCCCGTGAACAGCGTCAAGGCCATGCGCGGCTGCATCTGGCTGTTGCATGAACAGCCGGAAAACATGGTGCCTTTCGCGCGCCATGTGTTCGAGATCTACTGGGGCGAGGATCAGGACATCTCGAAGGACGACGTCCTGACGGAAGTCTGCAAGCGCACCGGTCTCGATCCCGCGCCGTTCTTCGCTGGGATCAGTGAGCAGGCCATCAAGGATGAATTGAAACGCAACACGGACGAAGTCATGGCGCGCGGCGGCTTCGGCTCGCCCACCATCTATCTCGACAAGACCGACATGTATTTCGGCAATGATCGGATGCCGCTGATCCGCGAAGCGCTGCAGCGCCGGAGTGCTGCCTGA
- a CDS encoding glutathione S-transferase N-terminal domain-containing protein, giving the protein MIDLHYAPTPNGWKITIMLEECGLPYTVVPMQLGRGDQHQPDFLKLSPNGRMPAIVDHAPADGGDPITMFESGAILIYLAEKSGRFMPSDQRGRFNVVQWVMWQMGGLGPMLGQNGHFLLYAPEKIPYAIDRYTREAKRLYGVLNAHLADGRDYIAGDYSIADMACFPWIMTHKAQGLTLDDFPHVKRWYALLRARPQVQAGLAVGKAERKPMDEQARKIMFGVDQPSHAQAQQQQ; this is encoded by the coding sequence ATGATCGACCTGCATTACGCGCCGACGCCGAACGGCTGGAAGATCACCATCATGCTGGAGGAATGCGGCCTGCCTTACACGGTGGTGCCGATGCAACTCGGCCGCGGCGACCAGCACCAGCCGGATTTCCTTAAGCTTTCTCCTAATGGGCGCATGCCGGCCATTGTCGATCACGCGCCGGCCGATGGTGGCGATCCCATCACCATGTTCGAGAGTGGTGCGATCCTGATCTATCTCGCCGAAAAGTCCGGCCGCTTCATGCCATCCGACCAGCGCGGTCGGTTCAATGTGGTGCAATGGGTGATGTGGCAGATGGGCGGCCTCGGCCCGATGCTCGGCCAGAACGGGCACTTCCTGCTCTACGCCCCCGAAAAGATTCCCTATGCCATCGATCGCTACACCCGCGAGGCGAAGCGCCTCTATGGCGTGCTCAATGCGCATCTCGCTGATGGCCGCGACTATATCGCTGGCGACTATTCCATCGCCGACATGGCCTGTTTTCCGTGGATCATGACCCACAAGGCGCAGGGCCTTACGCTGGATGATTTCCCGCATGTGAAGCGCTGGTACGCACTGCTCCGTGCCCGGCCGCAGGTGCAGGCGGGTCTGGCGGTGGGGAAGGCCGAGCGCAAGCCGATGGATGAACAGGCGCGGAAGATCATGTTCGGCGTCGATCAGCCATCGCACGCGCAGGCGCAGCAGCAGCAATAA
- a CDS encoding methionine synthase, with product MLFPTTIAGSLPKPEWLAEPNKLWPTWRAQGEELQRAKRDATLLAVKVQEDAGIDIVTDGELARQHFVHGFLEKVEGIDFKNKVEMGIRNDRYKAMVPQVVAPLQLRGRVHDFEAQVVRAHTRNKFKFTLPGPMTIIDTLSNSHYGDRVEMAFAFAELLNQEALALQADGVDMIQFDEPAFNVFMKDAADWGVKALERAARGLTCATAVHICYGYGIKANTDWKETLGGEWRQYEEIFPAIDASPIQQVAIECRNSRVPLELLGLLKNKVVQAGVIDVASDEVETPEDVVATIEAVMKHVPKERIVATTNCGMAPMQRNISEAKLRALGAGAKLAREKLG from the coding sequence ATGCTGTTTCCAACCACCATCGCCGGCTCATTGCCGAAGCCCGAATGGCTCGCCGAGCCCAATAAATTGTGGCCGACCTGGCGTGCCCAGGGCGAGGAGCTGCAACGCGCCAAGCGGGATGCCACGCTGCTGGCGGTCAAGGTGCAGGAAGATGCGGGCATCGACATCGTCACCGATGGTGAACTGGCGCGGCAGCACTTCGTTCACGGCTTCCTCGAAAAGGTCGAGGGCATCGACTTCAAGAACAAGGTCGAAATGGGCATCCGCAACGATCGCTACAAGGCGATGGTGCCGCAGGTGGTTGCGCCGCTGCAGCTCCGGGGCCGCGTGCATGATTTCGAAGCGCAGGTGGTGCGCGCGCATACCAGGAACAAGTTCAAGTTCACTTTGCCCGGCCCGATGACCATCATCGACACGCTCTCGAACAGCCATTATGGCGATCGCGTCGAGATGGCATTTGCCTTCGCCGAACTCCTCAATCAGGAAGCTCTCGCGCTGCAGGCCGATGGCGTCGACATGATCCAGTTCGACGAGCCCGCCTTCAATGTGTTCATGAAGGACGCCGCCGACTGGGGCGTCAAGGCGCTGGAGCGCGCAGCGCGCGGCCTCACTTGCGCCACCGCCGTTCACATCTGCTACGGCTACGGCATCAAGGCCAATACGGACTGGAAGGAAACGCTGGGCGGCGAATGGCGGCAGTACGAAGAGATCTTCCCGGCCATCGACGCGTCGCCGATCCAGCAGGTCGCCATCGAATGCCGCAATTCGCGCGTGCCGCTGGAATTGCTCGGCCTCTTGAAGAACAAGGTCGTACAGGCCGGCGTGATCGACGTCGCCAGCGATGAGGTGGAGACTCCGGAAGATGTGGTCGCCACCATCGAGGCGGTGATGAAGCACGTGCCGAAGGAGCGCATCGTCGCCACGACCAATTGCGGCATGGCGCCGATGCAGCGGAATATTTCGGAAGCAAAACTGCGGGCGCTGGGTGCGGGGGCGAAGCTGGCGCGGGAGAAGTTGGGGTAG
- the gpt gene encoding xanthine phosphoribosyltransferase, which translates to MAEHPELSAQERAGKAFPVSWDQFHRDCRALTWRLNSAGPFNAIVAITRGGLVPAAIVARELGVRVIDTVCIASYDHNKRGELQVLKGVSDATTKLGNGTGKGLLIVDDLVDTGKTARMVRDMLPDAHFATVYAKPMGRPLVDTFITEVSQDTWIFFPWDLGLSFQPPMRDGAA; encoded by the coding sequence ATGGCTGAACATCCGGAACTGAGCGCGCAGGAGCGCGCCGGCAAGGCATTTCCGGTGTCGTGGGATCAATTTCACCGCGACTGCCGCGCATTGACCTGGCGGCTCAACAGCGCTGGCCCCTTCAATGCGATCGTGGCGATCACCCGCGGCGGCCTCGTGCCGGCGGCGATCGTGGCGCGCGAACTCGGTGTCCGCGTGATCGATACGGTCTGCATCGCAAGCTACGACCACAACAAGCGCGGCGAATTGCAGGTACTGAAGGGCGTCTCCGATGCCACGACAAAGCTCGGCAACGGCACCGGCAAGGGCCTGTTGATCGTCGATGATCTCGTCGATACCGGCAAGACCGCCCGCATGGTGCGCGACATGCTGCCCGACGCACATTTCGCCACCGTCTATGCGAAGCCGATGGGCCGCCCGCTGGTGGATACGTTCATCACCGAAGTGTCGCAGGACACGTGGATCTTCTTCCCGTGGGATCTCGGTCTGTCGTTCCAGCCGCCGATGCGGGATGGGGCGGCGTAG
- a CDS encoding competence/damage-inducible protein A: MTEIVTASILVIGDEILSGRTKDKNIGYIAEYLTNIGIDLKEVRVVSDDEADIVAALDALRKRYDYVFTTGGIGPTHDDITADSVAKAFGVNIDHHPEVVARFQERFGADLNEARLRMARIPDGADLIQSATILAPGFKIENVIVMAGVPSIMQAMMDIVAPKLKSGVRMLSDTVKANAREGDVGGPLREIAAAHPDTIIGSYPFMDDAGKPNTNLVVRSRDQAKLDAAMDAVKEMLAALAAAKQ, from the coding sequence ATGACCGAGATCGTGACGGCGTCCATTCTGGTGATCGGCGACGAAATCCTGTCCGGCCGGACCAAGGACAAGAACATCGGCTATATCGCCGAATACCTCACCAATATCGGCATCGACCTCAAGGAGGTCCGCGTGGTCTCCGATGACGAGGCCGATATCGTGGCGGCCCTCGACGCCCTGCGCAAACGCTACGATTACGTTTTTACCACGGGCGGCATCGGGCCGACCCATGACGACATTACCGCGGATTCCGTCGCCAAGGCGTTTGGCGTCAACATCGATCATCACCCGGAAGTGGTGGCGCGTTTCCAGGAGCGCTTTGGCGCCGACCTCAACGAGGCCCGCCTCCGCATGGCGCGCATTCCCGATGGCGCCGACCTGATCCAGAGCGCGACCATCCTCGCGCCGGGTTTCAAGATCGAGAATGTGATCGTCATGGCCGGCGTGCCGAGCATCATGCAGGCGATGATGGACATCGTGGCGCCGAAGCTGAAATCGGGCGTGCGCATGCTGTCGGACACCGTGAAGGCCAATGCCCGCGAGGGCGATGTCGGCGGCCCCTTGCGCGAGATCGCCGCGGCGCATCCCGATACGATCATTGGCAGCTATCCGTTCATGGATGACGCCGGCAAGCCGAACACCAATCTCGTGGTGCGTTCGCGCGACCAGGCCAAGCTCGATGCCGCCATGGACGCGGTGAAAGAGATGCTTGCGGCGCTTGCAGCCGCGAAGCAATAG
- a CDS encoding circularly permuted type 2 ATP-grasp protein — MAVAFDEMNGLDGALRPAYEELSRWLAETPPDALEHRRAEAELLFRRIGITFAVYGEAESTERLIPFDVIPRIISGKEWSRLEAGLKQRTRAINMFLKDLYHGRDILRAGVVPDDLVFQNPAFRPEMNGQDVPHDVYVHIAGIDIVRTDPDEFYVLEDNARTPSGVSYMLENREIMMRLFPDLFARHRVAPVEKYPDELLSCLRSVAPRSASTEPTVALLTPGVYNSAFYEHSFLADKLGVELVEGRDLIVKNDEVFMRTTEGLKRVDVLYRRLDDDYIDPLTFRPDSALGVPGLMSAYMAGNITLANAVGTGIADDKAMYSYMPDIVKFYLGEEPILKNVPTWRCREAGDLAYVLDNLGDLVVKEVHGSGGYGMLIGPAATKATIEAFRDKLKREPEGFIAQPTLALSTCPTCTASGLAPRHVDLRPFVLTGSKNINVVPGGLTRVALQEGSLVVNSSQGGGTKDTWILDE; from the coding sequence ATGGCAGTCGCGTTCGACGAAATGAATGGGCTCGATGGCGCTCTCCGCCCGGCCTATGAGGAACTCTCTCGCTGGCTTGCCGAGACGCCGCCGGACGCACTCGAACATCGCCGCGCCGAGGCCGAGTTGCTGTTTCGCCGGATCGGCATCACCTTCGCCGTCTATGGCGAGGCGGAATCCACCGAACGGTTGATCCCCTTCGACGTCATCCCCCGCATCATTTCCGGCAAGGAGTGGTCGCGGCTGGAAGCCGGCCTGAAACAGCGCACCCGCGCCATCAACATGTTTCTGAAGGACCTCTATCACGGCCGCGACATTTTGCGCGCCGGGGTGGTGCCGGATGATCTGGTGTTTCAGAACCCGGCATTCCGGCCGGAGATGAATGGCCAGGACGTGCCGCACGACGTCTATGTCCATATCGCGGGGATCGACATCGTCCGTACCGATCCCGACGAGTTCTATGTGCTGGAGGACAATGCCCGCACGCCTTCCGGCGTCTCCTACATGCTGGAGAACCGCGAGATCATGATGCGGCTGTTTCCCGACCTGTTCGCGCGCCACCGCGTGGCGCCCGTGGAGAAATATCCGGACGAGCTGTTGTCGTGTCTCCGTTCGGTAGCGCCGCGCTCGGCCTCCACCGAGCCGACCGTCGCGCTGCTCACGCCCGGCGTCTACAACTCCGCCTTCTACGAGCACTCGTTCCTGGCCGACAAGCTCGGCGTCGAACTGGTCGAGGGCCGCGACCTCATCGTCAAGAATGACGAGGTGTTCATGCGCACCACCGAAGGGCTGAAGCGCGTGGACGTGCTGTATCGTCGGCTCGACGACGACTACATCGACCCCCTCACCTTCCGGCCGGATTCCGCGCTCGGCGTGCCCGGCCTGATGTCCGCTTACATGGCCGGCAATATCACGCTGGCCAACGCCGTCGGCACCGGGATCGCCGACGACAAGGCGATGTACAGCTACATGCCGGACATCGTGAAATTCTATCTCGGCGAAGAGCCGATCCTGAAGAATGTGCCGACCTGGCGCTGCCGTGAGGCCGGCGACCTCGCTTACGTCCTCGACAATCTCGGCGACCTCGTCGTCAAGGAAGTGCATGGCTCCGGCGGCTACGGCATGCTGATCGGCCCGGCGGCGACGAAGGCGACCATCGAGGCCTTCCGCGACAAGCTGAAGCGCGAGCCGGAAGGCTTCATCGCCCAACCGACGCTGGCGCTCTCGACCTGCCCGACCTGCACGGCGTCGGGGCTTGCACCGCGCCATGTGGATCTCAGGCCGTTCGTGCTCACGGGCAGCAAGAACATCAATGTCGTCCCGGGCGGCCTCACGCGCGTGGCGCTGCAGGAGGGATCGCTGGTGGTGAATTCGAGCCAGGGCGGCGGGACCAAGGATACGTGGATTCTGGATGAGTAA
- a CDS encoding alpha-E domain-containing protein, whose product MLSRTAENLYWLARYIERAEYLARTIEATLRVTALPSAYVGQTNEWDSALQTAGMNFGFHAKQEIADEESVVEYIAFAPDNPSSIRNCIEAARLNARSVRTALTGEMWDTINGAWLELQSVWSNGTKSREQLARFLRFVQETSLRFDGSAYRTMLRNDAYWFSRLGLHLERADNTARILDVKYHLLLPQDEHVGGPLDYYQWTSILRSVSALTAYHWVYRETLKPWLIADLLILNDTLPRSLASCYGNLVRNLDQIGVAYGRQGAAQRHARGIRNRLEHSHIDDIFQRGLHEFIQEFIADNNRLGEIIGKQYLI is encoded by the coding sequence ATGCTGTCGCGCACCGCTGAAAACCTGTACTGGCTGGCCCGCTATATCGAACGCGCAGAATATCTCGCGCGTACCATCGAGGCGACGCTGCGTGTCACCGCGCTGCCAAGCGCCTATGTCGGGCAGACCAATGAATGGGACTCGGCACTGCAGACCGCAGGGATGAATTTCGGCTTCCACGCCAAGCAAGAGATCGCCGATGAAGAGAGCGTCGTCGAATACATCGCGTTTGCGCCCGACAATCCATCATCGATCCGCAACTGCATCGAGGCCGCGCGCCTGAATGCACGCTCGGTGCGTACCGCCCTCACCGGCGAGATGTGGGACACCATTAACGGCGCCTGGCTGGAATTGCAGTCGGTCTGGAGCAACGGCACCAAATCGCGCGAGCAACTCGCGCGTTTCCTGCGCTTCGTGCAGGAGACCTCGCTGCGCTTCGACGGCTCGGCCTACCGCACCATGCTGCGCAACGATGCCTACTGGTTCTCGCGGCTCGGCCTGCATCTGGAGCGCGCCGACAACACCGCGCGCATTCTCGATGTGAAGTATCATCTGCTGCTGCCGCAGGACGAGCATGTCGGCGGGCCCCTCGATTACTATCAATGGACCTCGATCCTGCGCTCCGTCTCGGCGCTCACGGCCTATCACTGGGTCTATCGCGAGACGCTGAAACCGTGGCTGATTGCGGATCTGTTAATCCTCAACGACACGCTGCCGCGCTCGCTGGCGAGTTGCTATGGTAATCTCGTCCGCAATCTCGACCAGATCGGTGTCGCCTATGGCCGCCAGGGGGCCGCCCAGCGCCATGCCCGCGGTATCCGCAACCGACTTGAACACAGCCATATCGACGATATCTTCCAGCGCGGCCTGCATGAATTCATCCAGGAATTCATTGCCGACAACAATCGGCTGGGCGAAATCATCGGCAAGCAGTATCTGATCTGA
- a CDS encoding transglutaminase family protein → MRLRIAHSTTYRYEPPASGVIQILRMTPGSHDSQYVADWQIDVSTDSRLDRHEDAFGNVTHVLTHGPLSDLTVTVEGLIETQDTGGVLRGTDERFPPSLFLRPTELTDMTPAMEAFVRELAPTADSDALGYLHALMLGINTHMTFDTDPTSSGTTASEAFSLKRGVCQDYAHIFIACARMGGIPARFVSGHFWRADGANQQEAGHAWAEAHVPGLGWVGFDPANAICTTDAHARIAIGLDYLGAAPVRGTRYGGGMETLTVAVRVDKVSDRGQSQFQS, encoded by the coding sequence ATGCGCCTCCGTATCGCCCATTCCACCACCTATCGCTATGAGCCGCCGGCCTCCGGTGTCATCCAGATTCTGCGCATGACGCCCGGAAGCCATGACAGCCAATATGTCGCCGACTGGCAGATCGACGTCTCCACCGACTCGCGCCTCGACAGGCACGAGGATGCATTCGGCAACGTCACCCATGTGCTGACCCATGGGCCGCTGTCGGATCTCACCGTCACCGTGGAGGGACTGATCGAGACCCAGGACACTGGCGGGGTTCTGCGTGGCACCGACGAGCGCTTTCCGCCGAGCCTGTTCCTGCGCCCGACCGAGCTCACCGACATGACGCCCGCAATGGAGGCTTTCGTCCGCGAGCTGGCACCGACCGCGGACAGCGATGCGCTCGGCTATCTGCATGCGCTGATGCTCGGCATCAACACGCATATGACCTTCGACACCGACCCGACCAGCAGCGGCACCACCGCCAGTGAGGCCTTCTCGTTGAAGCGCGGCGTGTGCCAGGACTACGCGCATATTTTCATCGCCTGCGCGCGGATGGGCGGCATCCCGGCCCGTTTCGTCTCCGGCCATTTCTGGCGCGCCGACGGCGCGAATCAGCAGGAGGCTGGTCACGCCTGGGCCGAGGCGCATGTGCCCGGTCTCGGCTGGGTCGGCTTCGACCCGGCCAATGCCATCTGCACCACCGACGCCCATGCCCGCATCGCGATCGGCCTCGATTATCTCGGTGCTGCGCCGGTCCGCGGCACCCGCTATGGTGGCGGAATGGAGACACTGACCGTCGCGGTGCGGGTGGACAAGGTTTCGGATCGCGGGCAGTCGCAGTTCCAGAGCTAG
- a CDS encoding peptidase, which produces MTYCCGILVKDGLVMIADTRTNAGLDNVSTFRKLHIFNQPGDRIMAIASAGNLAISQSVLSTLSEGLENPDTGEIETLLNAPTMFQAAKRIGRAIRHVSSTEGKALQAEDINFDVSFLFGGQIAGAKMRLFMIYPAGNFIECTVDTPYLQIGEHKYGKPVLDRAMHYDVELYEALKTGLISMDSTMRSNIGVGLPIDVLVVRTDVCDADLNHRIEAGEPYFHDLRSRWSAALRAAHQNIPRPPYKS; this is translated from the coding sequence ATGACCTATTGCTGCGGAATTCTGGTGAAAGACGGCCTGGTGATGATCGCGGACACGCGCACCAATGCCGGCCTCGACAATGTCTCCACCTTTCGCAAGCTACACATCTTCAACCAGCCCGGCGATCGCATCATGGCGATCGCCTCCGCCGGCAATCTGGCCATCAGCCAGTCGGTGCTCTCGACCCTGAGCGAGGGGCTGGAGAATCCCGATACGGGCGAGATCGAGACGCTGCTGAATGCGCCGACCATGTTCCAGGCCGCCAAGCGGATCGGCCGGGCAATCCGCCATGTCTCCTCCACCGAAGGCAAGGCGCTGCAGGCCGAGGATATCAACTTCGACGTCTCGTTTCTGTTCGGCGGCCAGATCGCCGGCGCCAAGATGCGGCTGTTCATGATCTACCCGGCCGGCAATTTCATCGAATGCACGGTGGACACGCCTTACTTGCAGATCGGCGAGCATAAATACGGCAAGCCGGTGCTGGATCGCGCGATGCATTACGATGTCGAATTGTATGAAGCGCTGAAGACCGGCTTGATCTCGATGGATTCGACCATGCGCTCGAATATCGGCGTCGGCCTGCCCATCGATGTGCTGGTGGTGCGCACCGATGTCTGCGACGCCGATCTCAATCATCGCATCGAGGCCGGCGAACCCTATTTCCACGACCTGCGCTCGCGCTGGTCGGCGGCGCTGCGCGCGGCGCATCAGAACATTCCGCGCCCGCCGTATAAAAGTTGA